One window of the Shewanella litorisediminis genome contains the following:
- the rfaH gene encoding transcription/translation regulatory transformer protein RfaH — protein MKAWYLIYCKPRNEMRAQLNLTMQNLETYLPKYRKQVKAVGGAVSVSESVLFPNYLFVLFDPEVTSVRSIHATRGVSRIVGCSEHMTPIDDALIRALKRKELQVEKLTSEKPLIAGERVKFCSGPFSDLEAIFLESDGNKRCQVLFEFMGQQKQLDVEPSSIVRICA, from the coding sequence ATGAAGGCTTGGTATCTCATTTACTGTAAGCCCCGCAACGAAATGCGGGCACAACTGAATCTCACCATGCAGAACCTCGAAACTTACCTGCCAAAGTATCGCAAGCAGGTAAAAGCGGTTGGAGGAGCTGTATCTGTCTCTGAATCCGTGCTGTTTCCCAATTATTTGTTTGTGCTTTTTGACCCCGAAGTCACCAGCGTGAGAAGTATTCACGCTACACGTGGCGTTTCTCGCATCGTCGGATGCAGCGAGCACATGACTCCCATCGATGACGCGTTAATCCGAGCCCTTAAGCGTAAAGAATTGCAAGTTGAAAAGCTTACCAGCGAAAAGCCTTTGATAGCGGGCGAGCGAGTTAAGTTTTGCTCTGGCCCTTTTTCCGACCTCGAAGCCATTTTCCTCGAATCAGATGGTAACAAGCGCTGCCAGGTCCTCTTTGAGTTTATGGGGCAGCAAAAGCAGCTGGACGTTGAACCTTCAAGTATCGTTCGTATATGTGCGTAA
- a CDS encoding peptide MFS transporter → MSENSQGTMLGHPKGLFLLFTTELWERFSYYAMRAILVLYLVDRVQSEGGHGLGWSQADAISLYGTFTGLVYLTPLIGGWLADNFLGQRKAIMIGGTLMAAGQFILGTPHAWVQGMETEVFYLGLGVLILGNGLFKPNISTMVGDLYAEGDHRRDGAFTIFYMGINVGAFLSGIVVGSVVSAYDGNFQAGFICAGIGMVLSLIIQFVFAQKLLGNIGTVPAAKLEKQKDEARGQVRKEPLTKVERDRIKVIMVMGLFTIVFWAGFEQAGGLMNLFTNDFTDRMIGSWEVPTTWFQSLNAMFIVIFAPVVASIWVRLGDREPNSPVKFALGLVLLAIGFLFMIGAVVEMGGDPTAKSSMWWLVGAYFFHTMGELCLSPIGLSMVTKLAPLRIVSLMMGAWFLFIAAANKIGGVVGSFIGHGGEKEEQLANAMSIFAGIAITAAISGVILYFMADKLVDWMHGAESKVHHTEEEALEEEIAVTGEHEAIKRS, encoded by the coding sequence ATGAGCGAAAATTCCCAGGGTACGATGCTAGGGCATCCAAAGGGGCTGTTTCTGCTGTTCACAACGGAACTGTGGGAACGATTCAGTTACTATGCCATGCGCGCCATATTGGTGCTGTATCTGGTTGACCGAGTCCAAAGCGAGGGAGGGCACGGTTTAGGTTGGAGCCAGGCCGATGCGATTTCTCTTTACGGTACTTTTACCGGCTTGGTCTACCTCACACCGCTTATCGGTGGCTGGTTAGCTGATAATTTCCTTGGTCAACGTAAAGCCATTATGATTGGCGGCACCCTGATGGCTGCCGGCCAGTTTATTCTGGGTACCCCCCATGCGTGGGTGCAGGGCATGGAAACCGAAGTTTTCTACCTGGGTCTGGGTGTACTTATCCTCGGTAACGGTCTGTTTAAGCCCAACATTTCTACCATGGTTGGTGACCTGTATGCCGAAGGTGATCATCGTCGTGACGGCGCTTTCACCATCTTCTACATGGGTATCAACGTAGGTGCCTTCCTGTCAGGTATCGTGGTTGGTTCGGTTGTCAGCGCGTACGATGGCAACTTCCAGGCTGGTTTTATCTGTGCCGGTATCGGTATGGTGCTGTCGCTCATCATTCAATTCGTATTTGCGCAAAAGCTGCTGGGCAATATCGGTACTGTGCCTGCTGCCAAGCTTGAGAAGCAAAAAGACGAGGCCCGTGGCCAAGTTCGTAAAGAACCGCTGACCAAAGTCGAGCGTGATCGTATCAAAGTGATCATGGTGATGGGTCTGTTCACCATCGTTTTCTGGGCAGGCTTTGAACAGGCCGGTGGTCTGATGAACCTGTTCACCAACGATTTTACCGACCGTATGATTGGCAGCTGGGAAGTACCTACTACCTGGTTCCAGTCACTTAACGCCATGTTTATCGTAATTTTTGCCCCTGTGGTTGCCTCTATTTGGGTGCGCCTCGGCGACCGTGAGCCAAACTCACCTGTTAAATTCGCACTCGGCCTGGTTCTGCTGGCCATCGGCTTCCTGTTTATGATTGGTGCCGTGGTTGAGATGGGTGGTGACCCAACTGCCAAGTCCAGCATGTGGTGGCTGGTTGGTGCCTACTTCTTCCACACCATGGGTGAACTGTGCCTGTCTCCAATCGGTCTGTCGATGGTGACCAAGCTTGCTCCCCTGCGTATCGTATCTCTGATGATGGGTGCATGGTTCCTGTTTATCGCCGCTGCCAACAAGATTGGTGGTGTTGTGGGTTCCTTTATCGGTCATGGTGGTGAGAAAGAAGAGCAGCTGGCCAATGCCATGTCTATCTTCGCCGGTATTGCCATCACCGCCGCCATTTCAGGCGTGATCCTGTACTTTATGGCTGACAAACTGGTTGATTGGATGCACGGCGCCGAAAGCAAAGTGCACCACACCGAAGAAGAAGCCCTGGAAGAAGAAATCGCCGTTACCGGCGAGCATGAAGCGATTAAGCGCAGCTGA
- a CDS encoding response regulator has product MALKDVSVLLVEDDPVFRRVVASFLDSRGALVTEADDGIQGLDCFKRQNFDVVLADLSMPNLGGLDMLREMYRLDPAMPSIVISGNNVMADVVEALRIGASDYLVKPVADLYIIEQSIRQSLGSIGAQANELQDMDELSRVELEENLRLLEQNTEAAKHIQKELFPASQVLYPKVRIDYSLYKNDGISAFFIDSTMADSEHLILYMAHFHPEDNRAAFASVLLRSFVNHKLKAYRNGVSTTVIEPFNMLSYLNERIVKSGLEITVDIVYLSVELKHYRASVSQAGHGLRCYLRNDKGLTPLALPDALQLGLLDWGKPSSQFRSLLPGEKLCIATSDPSHKQMLLDDRFDGLVCSDGVLAGGYVQASF; this is encoded by the coding sequence ATGGCGCTAAAAGATGTATCTGTGTTGTTGGTAGAAGACGATCCTGTGTTTCGCAGGGTCGTCGCGTCATTTTTGGACAGCCGTGGCGCTTTGGTCACCGAAGCCGACGACGGAATTCAGGGCCTGGATTGCTTTAAACGGCAAAACTTTGATGTGGTGCTGGCCGACCTGAGTATGCCCAATCTGGGCGGGCTCGACATGCTGCGGGAAATGTATCGCCTTGACCCCGCCATGCCTTCCATTGTGATATCAGGAAATAATGTGATGGCCGATGTGGTCGAGGCGCTCAGAATTGGTGCCTCTGACTACCTGGTTAAGCCAGTTGCAGACTTATACATTATCGAGCAGTCCATTCGCCAAAGTCTTGGCAGCATAGGCGCGCAGGCCAACGAATTACAGGACATGGATGAACTCTCCCGGGTTGAGCTGGAAGAAAACCTGCGGCTGCTTGAGCAAAATACCGAGGCCGCCAAACACATCCAAAAAGAGCTTTTCCCTGCTTCTCAGGTGCTCTATCCCAAGGTCAGAATCGATTACAGTCTGTATAAAAATGATGGGATCAGCGCGTTTTTTATCGATTCCACCATGGCTGACAGTGAACACCTTATCCTTTACATGGCGCACTTCCATCCAGAGGACAATCGCGCAGCCTTCGCCAGTGTCCTGCTGAGAAGTTTCGTTAACCATAAACTCAAAGCCTATCGCAATGGCGTGAGCACCACTGTGATTGAGCCCTTTAATATGCTCAGTTATTTGAATGAGCGCATTGTAAAGTCAGGGCTTGAGATCACCGTGGACATTGTTTACCTGAGTGTTGAGCTTAAACATTACCGCGCTTCTGTGTCCCAGGCGGGGCATGGGCTTCGCTGTTATCTTCGAAACGATAAAGGCCTGACACCGCTGGCATTACCCGATGCGCTCCAGCTTGGTTTGCTTGATTGGGGCAAGCCCAGCAGCCAGTTCCGCTCGTTATTGCCGGGGGAAAAACTCTGTATCGCCACCTCGGACCCCTCCCATAAGCAAATGTTGCTGGATGACAGGTTTGATGGCCTTGTCTGCAGTGATGGCGTGCTTGCCGGAGGCTATGTTCAGGCGAGTTTTTAG
- a CDS encoding VacJ family lipoprotein, whose translation MKLKWIALPFMLLAGLAQAEQDNSVSEKQVEVVYNDPRDPFEGFNRAMWDLNYNVLDRYIYRPVAHTYKDYVPSPVKSGLHNFVRNLEEPNALVNNTLQGKFGWAANAGGRFVVNSTIGLLGVVDVADMMGMRRKQDDFNEVLGYYGVPNGPYFMAPFFGPYVTRELASDWVDGLYFPLSELTMWQSVVKWGIKSLHVRTEAIDQERLLDNALDPYTFVKDAYLQHMDYKVYDGNVPSNQEDDELLDEYMQELE comes from the coding sequence ATGAAGTTGAAATGGATTGCCTTGCCATTCATGTTGTTGGCAGGCTTGGCTCAGGCAGAGCAGGACAATTCGGTCTCAGAAAAGCAGGTTGAAGTGGTTTATAACGATCCCCGCGACCCCTTCGAAGGGTTTAACCGTGCCATGTGGGATCTTAACTACAATGTGCTTGACCGCTATATCTATCGTCCCGTCGCCCACACCTATAAAGATTATGTGCCCAGTCCGGTAAAGTCGGGGCTGCATAATTTTGTCCGAAATCTTGAAGAGCCCAATGCCCTGGTGAATAACACACTGCAGGGAAAATTTGGTTGGGCAGCCAACGCCGGTGGACGTTTTGTGGTGAATTCCACCATAGGTTTGCTGGGTGTTGTTGATGTGGCCGACATGATGGGCATGCGACGCAAACAGGATGATTTTAACGAAGTTTTGGGTTACTACGGTGTGCCTAATGGTCCTTACTTTATGGCACCATTTTTTGGCCCCTATGTTACCCGTGAACTCGCGAGTGATTGGGTCGATGGACTATACTTTCCATTGTCAGAGCTGACAATGTGGCAGTCTGTGGTCAAATGGGGCATCAAAAGCCTGCATGTACGGACAGAAGCCATCGATCAGGAACGTTTGCTCGACAATGCTCTGGATCCCTACACCTTTGTAAAAGATGCATATTTACAGCACATGGACTACAAGGTGTATGATGGCAATGTACCATCAAATCAAGAAGATGATGAGCTGCTTGATGAATATATGCAGGAGCTAGAATAG
- a CDS encoding EscU/YscU/HrcU family type III secretion system export apparatus switch protein, with product MMNKQDKIAVALSYDGNGAPRVTAKGEALLAEEIIALARQSGIHIHEDPALANFLTLMELNESIPKELYVLIAELLSFVYMLDGRYPEEWARMHNKIKTSV from the coding sequence ATGATGAATAAACAAGACAAGATAGCGGTAGCCTTAAGTTACGACGGTAATGGCGCCCCCAGGGTAACCGCCAAAGGCGAAGCTCTGCTGGCAGAAGAAATTATTGCCCTCGCCCGGCAGAGTGGTATTCACATTCACGAAGACCCTGCATTGGCGAATTTTCTCACCCTGATGGAGCTTAACGAAAGCATCCCCAAGGAGCTTTATGTCCTCATCGCTGAACTACTATCGTTTGTGTATATGTTGGATGGACGTTACCCGGAAGAATGGGCAAGAATGCATAACAAGATAAAGACGTCCGTATAA
- a CDS encoding DUF2802 domain-containing protein: MENGFLIAALVYVVACLALVLYLQKQLGKLRTKVDALALLLKEADKQREGFKRELHELRSGTIGVGKRVLELEKRLVAQDARIDETREQDPQARLYTRAMKMVSLGAGIEELMHECELPRAEAELLLRLHGKG, encoded by the coding sequence ATTGAAAATGGGTTTCTGATAGCGGCCTTGGTGTATGTCGTCGCCTGTTTGGCTCTGGTGCTGTATCTGCAAAAGCAGCTGGGGAAGCTTCGTACCAAGGTGGATGCGCTGGCGCTGCTTCTTAAAGAAGCCGATAAGCAGCGGGAAGGATTCAAGCGAGAATTGCATGAGCTCAGAAGTGGCACCATAGGCGTGGGTAAGCGGGTATTGGAATTGGAAAAGCGCCTGGTGGCGCAGGACGCCAGAATTGATGAAACCCGCGAGCAGGATCCTCAGGCGAGACTTTATACCAGAGCGATGAAAATGGTCTCCCTTGGTGCCGGTATCGAAGAGCTGATGCACGAATGTGAGCTGCCACGGGCCGAGGCAGAGCTGCTGCTGCGACTTCACGGCAAAGGCTAG
- a CDS encoding chemotaxis protein CheW: protein MTDSRNVAAVAAGKDDAVLQWVTFRLDNETYGINVMQVQEVLRYTEIAPVPGAPHYVLGIINLRGNVVTVIDTRSRFGLQPAEVDDSTRIVIIEAEKQVIGILVDSVAEVVYLRRSEIDNAPNVGTEESAKFIQGVSNRDNELLILVDLDKLLSDEEWAELAQI from the coding sequence ATGACAGACTCGAGAAATGTAGCGGCAGTGGCTGCCGGAAAGGATGATGCGGTATTACAGTGGGTGACCTTCAGACTGGATAACGAAACCTATGGCATCAATGTGATGCAGGTTCAGGAGGTGCTGCGTTATACCGAGATTGCCCCTGTACCGGGTGCCCCCCACTACGTTTTGGGCATTATCAACCTGCGTGGCAATGTGGTTACGGTTATCGACACCCGTTCACGTTTTGGGCTGCAGCCTGCTGAAGTAGACGATTCTACCCGGATTGTGATCATCGAAGCTGAAAAGCAGGTCATCGGAATTTTGGTCGACAGTGTGGCCGAAGTGGTGTATCTGCGCCGCTCTGAAATCGACAATGCGCCAAACGTCGGCACCGAAGAGAGCGCCAAGTTTATTCAGGGCGTCAGCAACAGGGATAACGAACTGCTTATTCTGGTTGATTTGGACAAACTGCTGTCTGATGAAGAATGGGCAGAGCTTGCTCAGATTTAA
- a CDS encoding chemotaxis protein CheW, with product MSKSVDETVVDFFRLLLSEDAQASAQTVLTDVSTQDSPVLPREVFVSNTIADARPADSIVSDKKTLPTGDTTSARNMPASEQSMPASAKHESVTVKPESAQQSQRVAPGLDPLDKASLEKLLAPVFDVVKPVEQPAIEQPAIEKKTASADSKPVVAEAAFKAKIEVRPQVQEKIQAKAAPEAAQQVAQVTPVQSAPQTQTGATPPSITKDLREELDDEFQVLFFKVAGLTLAVPLVSLGGIVKVERINHIFGRPDWFLGVQTHRESQLNLVDTCAWVMPEKYNEELAQNVNYQYLVLLEDSNWGLACESLVNSVRIKQSQVNWRTTAGKRPWLAGVVKEQMCGILNVRALIQMLNAGLGCQDPIS from the coding sequence ATGTCAAAGTCAGTTGACGAAACCGTCGTTGATTTCTTCCGCTTGCTGCTGAGTGAAGATGCTCAGGCATCGGCGCAGACCGTGCTGACAGACGTATCCACCCAAGACTCCCCGGTTCTACCGCGAGAAGTCTTTGTATCAAATACCATTGCTGATGCGCGTCCCGCCGATTCGATTGTCTCTGACAAAAAGACTTTACCCACCGGTGATACCACGTCGGCGCGCAACATGCCGGCATCAGAACAGTCGATGCCAGCTTCGGCAAAACATGAGTCTGTGACAGTCAAACCCGAGTCAGCGCAGCAATCTCAAAGAGTCGCTCCCGGCTTGGACCCGCTGGATAAGGCCTCGTTGGAAAAACTGCTGGCACCGGTATTTGACGTTGTAAAACCGGTTGAGCAGCCAGCAATTGAGCAGCCAGCAATTGAGAAAAAAACCGCCTCAGCTGATTCAAAACCCGTGGTTGCAGAAGCTGCCTTCAAGGCAAAGATTGAGGTAAGACCGCAGGTTCAGGAAAAAATACAGGCCAAGGCAGCCCCCGAGGCAGCACAGCAAGTCGCCCAGGTTACGCCTGTACAATCGGCGCCACAAACACAAACCGGCGCCACGCCGCCCAGTATTACAAAAGACCTGCGTGAAGAGCTGGATGACGAATTCCAGGTACTATTCTTTAAAGTAGCCGGTTTGACCCTGGCTGTGCCCTTGGTCAGTTTGGGCGGAATAGTGAAGGTTGAACGCATCAACCACATTTTTGGACGCCCGGATTGGTTTTTAGGGGTACAGACCCACAGAGAGTCCCAACTGAATCTGGTGGACACCTGCGCCTGGGTGATGCCGGAAAAATACAATGAAGAACTGGCGCAAAACGTAAATTATCAATATCTTGTATTATTGGAAGACAGTAACTGGGGCTTGGCCTGTGAATCTTTGGTCAACTCGGTACGGATTAAGCAGTCCCAAGTCAATTGGCGCACCACGGCGGGCAAACGCCCTTGGTTGGCCGGTGTAGTGAAAGAACAAATGTGTGGCATCTTGAATGTCAGGGCATTGATCCAAATGCTCAATGCAGGTTTAGGTTGTCAGGATCCTATTAGCTGA
- a CDS encoding ParA family protein, producing the protein MNVWTIANQKGGVGKTTTVASLAGLLAKQGKRVLMVDTDPHASLGYYLGIDSEEVPGSLYDVFVAHKSLTKDLIRQHTVPTLVENLDLIPATMALATLDRALGHQEGMGLVLRNLLKLMEDDYDVALIDCPPVLGVLMVNALAASQHIVIPVQTEFLAIKGLDRMIKTMELMGRSKNTRYSYTVVPTMYDRRTKASPAALEALAQQYGDTLWPDVIPVDTKFRDASLAHLPASHYASGSRGIKAYERLLTFLMAGEFDHVKVS; encoded by the coding sequence GTGAACGTCTGGACCATTGCAAACCAAAAAGGTGGTGTGGGTAAAACCACAACCGTAGCAAGTTTGGCAGGCCTGCTGGCCAAGCAGGGCAAGCGCGTGCTGATGGTTGACACCGATCCCCACGCATCATTGGGATATTACCTCGGTATTGATTCTGAAGAAGTGCCTGGCTCCCTGTATGATGTGTTTGTCGCCCATAAGTCCCTGACCAAAGATCTTATCAGGCAGCACACAGTACCAACCTTGGTGGAAAATCTGGATTTAATTCCGGCAACTATGGCGTTGGCGACCCTCGACCGTGCGCTGGGTCATCAGGAAGGCATGGGACTGGTGCTGCGAAACCTGCTCAAGCTGATGGAAGATGACTACGATGTGGCATTAATTGACTGCCCGCCGGTACTCGGTGTTCTCATGGTCAATGCGCTCGCTGCAAGTCAGCATATCGTTATACCGGTACAAACTGAGTTTCTGGCCATTAAGGGCCTTGACCGTATGATTAAGACCATGGAGTTAATGGGCCGCTCCAAAAATACCCGTTACAGCTATACCGTTGTGCCGACTATGTACGACAGACGCACCAAGGCCTCTCCGGCGGCGCTGGAGGCGCTGGCTCAGCAATATGGTGATACGCTCTGGCCTGATGTTATTCCGGTCGATACCAAGTTCCGCGATGCCAGTTTGGCGCATCTGCCTGCGTCGCATTACGCATCGGGTAGCCGTGGTATTAAAGCTTATGAACGTTTACTGACTTTTTTGATGGCCGGAGAATTTGACCATGTCAAAGTCAGTTGA
- a CDS encoding membrane anchored protein in chemotaxis locus gives MADKRRDAAGGMTLVIFLLGLFSVVITVLYFDLRVKYAQLKDRNAELAASQVLLMVPDSQAEALAQWLETHPRETERLLKQVETKANEGDGVATDDSVKETESIPKALVPEVISENSDGVKVIALPNGGIRVTTRDEKIEKKQ, from the coding sequence GTGGCTGATAAGCGCCGTGATGCCGCTGGCGGGATGACATTGGTCATCTTTTTGCTGGGGCTTTTCAGTGTGGTGATCACAGTGCTTTATTTCGATTTACGGGTAAAATACGCCCAGCTGAAAGACCGAAATGCAGAGTTGGCCGCAAGCCAGGTGCTGCTGATGGTGCCAGACAGCCAGGCAGAAGCGCTGGCCCAATGGTTGGAGACTCATCCCCGTGAGACAGAGCGTTTGCTCAAGCAGGTAGAAACCAAGGCAAACGAGGGGGATGGCGTCGCCACCGACGACTCCGTTAAGGAGACTGAAAGCATCCCCAAGGCACTGGTGCCTGAAGTTATTTCGGAAAATAGCGATGGAGTGAAAGTCATAGCACTCCCCAATGGCGGCATCAGGGTGACAACCCGTGACGAAAAAATTGAAAAAAAACAATAA
- a CDS encoding protein-glutamate methylesterase/protein-glutamine glutaminase, with the protein MTIKVLVVDDSSFFRRRVSEIVTQDPELEVVATASNGMEAIQMAMEHKPQVITMDIEMPVMDGITAVREIMAKVPTPILMFSSLTHDGAKATLDALDAGALDFLPKRFEDIATNKDEAIKLLQQRVKALGRRRLFRPITSRAPAPEPTRPAIGSRPQVQLQRPQTPVAAPVSLRASGKQYKLLAIGTSTGGPVALQKILTQFPANYPLPIVLIQHMPAAFTPAFAQRLNGLCRISVKEAASGDLLQPGCAYLAPGGMQMMIEKAGASGRIKIVAGNADMNYKPCVDITFASASKAYGGDVLAVVLTGMGADGREGARMLKNLGATVWAQDEASCVVYGMPQAVTAAGISTQSIGLENMAEAILKESGRG; encoded by the coding sequence ATGACAATAAAAGTATTGGTCGTTGATGACTCAAGCTTTTTCCGACGAAGGGTCAGTGAGATTGTTACTCAGGACCCGGAGTTGGAGGTAGTTGCAACGGCATCCAACGGTATGGAAGCCATTCAGATGGCCATGGAGCACAAGCCTCAGGTCATCACCATGGATATTGAAATGCCGGTGATGGACGGTATTACGGCTGTGCGCGAAATTATGGCCAAGGTACCGACCCCCATTTTGATGTTCTCCTCTTTGACTCACGATGGTGCCAAGGCGACTCTTGATGCGCTTGATGCCGGGGCATTGGACTTCTTACCCAAGCGGTTTGAAGACATTGCCACCAATAAAGACGAAGCCATCAAGCTTTTACAGCAGAGGGTCAAAGCCCTTGGCAGACGAAGGCTGTTCAGACCAATCACCTCCAGAGCCCCTGCCCCTGAACCAACGCGGCCCGCCATAGGTTCAAGGCCTCAGGTGCAATTGCAGCGGCCTCAGACGCCTGTGGCTGCGCCTGTGAGTTTGCGTGCCAGTGGCAAGCAATACAAATTACTGGCGATAGGCACCTCTACCGGTGGTCCTGTCGCACTGCAGAAAATCCTTACCCAGTTCCCCGCCAATTATCCGCTGCCTATTGTGCTTATTCAGCATATGCCTGCGGCTTTTACCCCGGCGTTTGCTCAGCGGCTCAATGGTCTTTGCCGTATTTCGGTCAAAGAAGCCGCCAGTGGCGACTTGCTGCAACCGGGCTGTGCCTATCTGGCACCCGGCGGCATGCAAATGATGATAGAAAAGGCCGGTGCCAGCGGGCGTATTAAAATAGTCGCCGGCAACGCAGATATGAACTACAAGCCTTGTGTCGACATTACCTTTGCCTCAGCCTCAAAAGCTTATGGCGGTGATGTGTTGGCCGTGGTGCTTACCGGTATGGGTGCCGATGGCCGGGAAGGCGCGCGCATGCTTAAAAATTTGGGCGCTACTGTCTGGGCACAGGATGAAGCGAGTTGTGTGGTCTACGGTATGCCTCAGGCTGTCACTGCCGCCGGGATATCCACTCAGTCCATTGGGCTTGAAAACATGGCCGAAGCCATTTTAAAAGAGTCTGGCCGTGGCTGA